Proteins encoded together in one Mus caroli chromosome 4, CAROLI_EIJ_v1.1, whole genome shotgun sequence window:
- the Prxl2b gene encoding prostamide/prostaglandin F synthase, which translates to MNVVDLGRVGACVLKHAVTGEAVELRSLWQEKACVVAGLRRFGCMVCRWIAQDLSNLRSILDQHDVRLVGVGPEALGLQEFLDGGYFSGELYLDESKQIYKELGFKRYNSLSILPAALGKPVRDVASKAKAVGIQGNLSGDLLQSGGLLVVSKGGDKVLLHFIQKSPGDYVPQENILQALGISAEVCSSKPPQCDEEVCGR; encoded by the exons ATGAATGTGGTGGACCTTGGTCGCGTAGGAGCGTGTGTCTTGAAGCATGCAGTGACTGGGGAG gctgtggAGCTGCGGAGCCTATGGCAGGAGAAAGCGTGTGTGGTGGCCGGTCTGCGACGCTTCGGCTGCATGGTGTGCCGCTGGATCGCCCAGGACCTCAGCAACCTCCGGAGCATCCTGGACCAACACGATGTGCGCCTAGTGGGCGTAGGGCCTGAGGCCCTGGGCCTGCAGGAGTTTCTAGATGGTGGTTACTTCTCAGGAG AACTCTACCTTGATGAGAGCAAGCAAATCTATAAGGAGCTGGGCTTCAAGCG GTACAACAGCTTGAGCATCCTACCAGCTGCCCTGGGAAAACCTGTTCGTGATGTAGCCTCCAAG GCTAAAGCTGTTGGTATCCAGGGGAACCTGTCTGGTGACCTGCTGCAAAGTGGAGGGCTGCTGGTGGTCAGCAAGG GTGGCGACAAGGTACTGTTGCACTTCATCCAGAAGTCCCCGGGTGACTATGTTCCCCAGGAGAACATCCTGCAGGCCTTGGGTATCTCTGCAGAGGTTTGCTCCAGCAAGCCACCCCAG TGTGATGAAGAGGTGTGTGGGAGGTGA